In the Bordetella genomosp. 10 genome, one interval contains:
- a CDS encoding DUF2069 domain-containing protein has protein sequence MNDQLNSPLRAVATISLVALLVLCVLWETVLSPLRPGGSWMFLKALPLALPLRGIVRGDLYTYQWASMLSLLYVMEGTVRFMSDISPVSAALAGLELALSLVFFISAIMYVWPAKRAARRRKLAGRG, from the coding sequence ATGAATGATCAACTCAACTCCCCGTTGCGCGCCGTTGCGACGATCTCGCTGGTGGCCCTGCTGGTCCTGTGCGTCCTCTGGGAAACCGTCCTGTCGCCGCTGCGTCCGGGCGGCTCCTGGATGTTCCTCAAGGCCTTGCCGCTGGCGCTGCCCTTGCGGGGCATCGTGCGGGGCGATCTCTATACGTATCAGTGGGCAAGCATGTTGTCACTGTTATATGTCATGGAGGGGACCGTGCGCTTCATGTCGGACATTTCGCCCGTCTCGGCGGCGCTGGCGGGGCTGGAGCTTGCGCTGTCCCTGGTGTTTTTCATCAGCGCCATCATGTATGTCTGGCCGGCCAAGCGCGCCGCGCGGCGGCGCAAGCTGGCCGGCCGCGGCTGA